The following are from one region of the Thiocapsa rosea genome:
- a CDS encoding undecaprenyl-diphosphate phosphatase has translation MDMILVLKALIPGIVEGLTEFLPISSTGHLIIVGCLLGYTDEQSKVFKIVIQFGAILAVCWLCRERIVRVVRRM, from the coding sequence ATGGATATGATCCTCGTCCTCAAAGCACTCATCCCCGGCATCGTCGAGGGACTGACCGAGTTCTTGCCGATCTCCTCGACCGGGCATCTGATCATCGTCGGCTGCCTACTCGGCTATACCGACGAGCAGAGCAAGGTCTTCAAGATCGTCATTCAATTCGGGGCCATCCTGGCGGTCTGTTGGCTTTGTCGCGAGCGGATCGTGCGCGTGGTGCGCCGTATGTAG
- a CDS encoding AI-2E family transporter, whose protein sequence is MTDKGFTGALGGRIALTAFLIGLLILSYRVLHLFLVPVAWGLILVYLTWPLHLRLRELLNPYVGVSAFVMSVLLTLVFVLPVLWVLLMLQSEVPAFYSQAAALLTQGPEILPPGVAKLPWIGAELERLLAMAADDPTALRHQILEWLKPLVNDSLRLVGDIGATAFKFSFAVLTAFFLYRDGDRLLEQTRRLLMGLLGGRAESYLKAIGDTTRGVLYGLVLTALLQGTLAGLGYWVAGIDTPILLSVVTTFLALIPFGTPLVIALVCLWLFLTGEVWAAAGLAAWGILVVGQIDNLLRPLVISSAARIPFVLVLFAVLGGIAAFGLVGLFIGPIVIAILLAVWREWIAEPTPRG, encoded by the coding sequence ATGACCGACAAAGGGTTTACCGGGGCACTCGGCGGGCGAATCGCCCTCACCGCGTTCTTGATCGGCCTTCTGATCCTGAGCTACCGGGTGCTGCACCTCTTTCTCGTGCCGGTTGCTTGGGGCCTGATCCTCGTCTATCTCACCTGGCCCCTACATCTTCGGCTGAGAGAACTCCTGAACCCCTACGTCGGCGTGAGCGCCTTCGTCATGAGCGTGCTGCTCACCCTGGTCTTCGTCTTGCCCGTGCTGTGGGTCCTCCTCATGCTTCAGTCGGAGGTTCCGGCGTTCTACTCGCAGGCCGCCGCTCTCCTCACACAGGGGCCGGAGATCCTTCCGCCCGGCGTCGCGAAGCTCCCGTGGATCGGAGCCGAGCTCGAGCGCCTGCTGGCCATGGCCGCCGACGACCCCACGGCGCTGCGCCACCAGATCCTCGAGTGGCTCAAGCCCCTCGTAAACGACTCGCTGAGACTGGTCGGCGACATCGGGGCGACTGCCTTCAAGTTCAGCTTTGCCGTACTGACCGCCTTCTTTCTGTATCGCGACGGGGACCGATTGCTCGAGCAGACGCGCCGGCTCTTGATGGGGTTGCTCGGCGGTCGCGCCGAGTCTTATCTGAAGGCGATCGGCGACACGACGCGGGGTGTCCTATACGGATTGGTCCTGACGGCCCTGCTTCAGGGAACGCTGGCGGGACTCGGGTATTGGGTGGCAGGGATCGATACGCCGATCCTGCTCAGCGTGGTCACCACTTTCCTGGCGCTGATCCCCTTCGGCACACCGCTGGTCATCGCGTTGGTGTGTCTGTGGTTGTTCCTGACGGGGGAGGTTTGGGCGGCCGCCGGCCTTGCGGCCTGGGGAATCCTGGTCGTCGGCCAGATCGACAATCTTCTTCGACCGCTGGTGATCAGCAGTGCCGCGCGGATTCCCTTTGTCCTGGTTCTGTTTGCGGTGCTCGGCGGGATTGCAGCCTTCGGTTTGGTCGGACTCTTCATTGGCCCCATCGTTATCGCCATTCTGCTTGCCGTCTGGCGCGAATGGATCGCCGAGCCGACACCCCGAGGCTGA
- a CDS encoding FAD:protein FMN transferase: MPAIRKTRGDVYIDLSALGEGYGADRVAADLDARGAADYMVAVAGTIRAKGLNAKGRPWAIAIEEPLPDRRAVHRIVPVSNRAISTSGDYRNVFEKDGKRYSHEIDPATGVPIERNLGSATVVGERATVVDGLATAFMVLGELRGPALATSEGLAAYFIVRDREELRGVASPAFEEYLARTTHDVGREAQ, translated from the coding sequence GTGCCGGCCATCCGCAAGACCCGGGGCGATGTCTACATCGATCTGTCCGCGCTCGGGGAAGGGTACGGTGCGGACCGGGTCGCGGCGGATCTTGATGCGCGCGGCGCGGCCGATTATATGGTTGCGGTGGCCGGCACCATCCGTGCGAAGGGGCTTAACGCCAAGGGTCGACCCTGGGCCATCGCGATCGAGGAGCCGCTGCCGGACCGGCGCGCCGTGCACCGGATCGTCCCGGTTTCCAACCGGGCCATCTCGACCTCGGGTGACTATCGCAACGTCTTCGAGAAGGACGGCAAGCGCTATTCACACGAGATCGATCCCGCGACGGGTGTTCCGATCGAACGCAACCTGGGGTCGGCGACGGTCGTGGGCGAGCGCGCGACCGTCGTCGACGGGCTCGCGACTGCGTTTATGGTTCTCGGCGAGCTGCGCGGTCCGGCGCTTGCGACGTCAGAGGGGCTTGCAGCCTACTTCATCGTTCGCGACCGGGAGGAGCTGCGGGGTGTTGCGAGCCCGGCCTTCGAGGAATACCTTGCCCGGACCACGCACGACGTTGGCCGGGAAGCCCAGTAG
- a CDS encoding APC family permease gives MTWTSTIFRTKAINADHPLGDTGLSRVLGPLDLTLLGIGAIIGAGIFVLTGVAAATQAGPAIVLSYMVAGTACAFAALAYAELAAAIGGCGSAYGYCYAGLGELVAWIIGWDLILEYGVAVSAVAIGWSGYANNALEAVGLGLPAVWLHGPAEGGLVNLPAAAIVLTLALLLGVGIRESVRVNGVMVLIKLLAIGVFLAVAVGRVDPANWVPFMPFGWNGVMGGAALIFFAYIGFDAVSTAAEEARHPQRDLPIGILVSLAVCTLIYILVAAVLTGVVPYPSLNVGSPVADVMLRLGHSWAAGLVAAGAIAGLTTVMLVLYYGLSRIVLAMSRDGLLPPVFARVNRRTQTPLRVILIVGLAMAAVAGLTPIGEVAELVNIGTLAAFFLVCVGVIVLRVTQPDLPRPFRTPWSPLVPLLGAASCLYLALSLPWVTWLRFGLWLAAGLAIYVYYSRHHSALAAQHS, from the coding sequence ATGACCTGGACATCTACGATCTTCCGAACGAAAGCCATCAACGCCGATCACCCTCTCGGCGACACCGGCTTGAGCCGCGTATTGGGTCCGCTTGATCTGACTTTGCTCGGGATCGGGGCCATCATCGGTGCCGGGATCTTCGTGCTCACCGGCGTGGCGGCGGCCACTCAGGCGGGGCCCGCCATCGTGTTGTCCTATATGGTCGCAGGGACGGCCTGTGCCTTCGCCGCACTCGCCTATGCCGAGCTCGCCGCAGCAATCGGGGGCTGCGGCAGTGCTTACGGGTACTGCTACGCCGGGCTCGGCGAGCTCGTTGCCTGGATCATTGGCTGGGACCTCATCCTGGAGTACGGCGTGGCCGTTTCGGCGGTGGCGATCGGCTGGTCGGGGTATGCCAACAACGCGCTCGAGGCGGTCGGCTTGGGCCTTCCGGCCGTTTGGCTGCATGGACCCGCGGAGGGTGGTCTGGTCAATCTGCCTGCCGCCGCAATCGTGCTGACGCTTGCGCTCCTCCTCGGGGTGGGCATCCGCGAGAGTGTCCGGGTCAACGGCGTCATGGTCTTGATCAAGCTCTTGGCCATCGGCGTCTTCCTCGCCGTCGCAGTGGGTCGGGTCGACCCCGCCAACTGGGTGCCCTTCATGCCCTTCGGCTGGAACGGGGTCATGGGGGGCGCTGCGCTCATCTTCTTCGCCTACATCGGCTTCGATGCCGTCTCCACCGCCGCGGAGGAGGCCCGTCATCCGCAGCGCGATCTACCCATCGGGATCTTGGTTTCGCTGGCCGTCTGTACCCTGATCTATATCCTGGTCGCCGCCGTGCTGACGGGGGTTGTGCCATACCCGAGCCTCAATGTCGGCTCGCCGGTCGCCGATGTCATGTTGCGTCTCGGTCACTCCTGGGCGGCCGGTCTGGTGGCCGCCGGAGCCATCGCGGGTCTCACGACCGTGATGCTGGTCCTGTATTACGGGCTGAGCCGCATCGTCCTTGCCATGTCCCGCGACGGGCTCTTGCCGCCGGTCTTCGCGCGGGTGAATCGACGGACGCAGACCCCGCTCCGGGTGATCCTGATCGTCGGCCTCGCCATGGCTGCGGTCGCCGGGCTGACCCCCATCGGGGAGGTCGCCGAGCTGGTCAACATCGGCACACTCGCGGCCTTCTTTCTGGTCTGCGTTGGCGTGATCGTGCTGCGTGTCACGCAACCGGACCTGCCTCGGCCGTTTCGCACCCCCTGGTCCCCCTTGGTTCCGTTGCTTGGCGCCGCCTCCTGTCTTTATCTCGCACTGAGTCTGCCCTGGGTGACCTGGCTGCGGTTCGGGCTTTGGTTGGCGGCGGGGCTTGCGATCTACGTCTATTACTCTCGTCACCACAGCGCGCTTGCGGCGCAGCATTCATAA
- a CDS encoding calcium/sodium antiporter, translated as MLLTILTLAVGLVLLTAGAESLVRGASNIAARLGIPSLIVGLTIVAFGTSAPEMAVSVAAAWSDQADIALGNVVGSNIFNVLFILGLSALVVPLAIGSQLIRVDVPLMIGASILVLLLALDGHIGRLDGAILFSGIILYTGFQIRQGLRERTSLADRVNPGDDRSLSSTHWWIDPLWVLGGLVILVIGSRLLVTSAVSIAQALGVSELVIGLTIVAAGTSLPELATSVVASIRGERDIAVGNVVGSNVFNLLAVLGLASLVSPSGIAVAEQALRFDLPVMVAVAIACLPIFVTGREIARWEGGLFFAYYLAYTAYVVMAAMHHAALDVYGAAMLWFVLPLTGVTLAVLFARDHVSSRRKANGG; from the coding sequence ATGTTATTGACGATACTGACGTTGGCGGTTGGTTTGGTCCTTCTGACGGCGGGCGCAGAGTCACTGGTCCGCGGGGCATCCAACATCGCCGCGCGCCTCGGTATCCCGTCGCTGATCGTCGGCCTCACCATCGTCGCCTTCGGGACCAGCGCGCCCGAGATGGCGGTCAGCGTGGCGGCCGCCTGGTCCGATCAGGCCGACATCGCGCTCGGCAACGTGGTCGGCAGCAACATCTTCAACGTCCTCTTTATCCTGGGTCTCTCTGCGCTGGTCGTACCGCTCGCCATCGGCAGTCAACTGATCCGGGTCGACGTGCCGCTGATGATCGGCGCATCCATACTGGTGCTCCTGCTCGCCTTGGACGGTCACATCGGCCGGCTCGACGGGGCGATCCTCTTCTCCGGGATCATCCTCTACACCGGGTTCCAGATCCGTCAGGGTTTGCGCGAGCGCACCTCCCTCGCCGACAGGGTGAACCCGGGTGATGATCGGAGCCTGTCGAGCACACACTGGTGGATCGATCCGCTGTGGGTGCTGGGCGGCCTGGTGATCCTGGTGATCGGCTCGCGCCTCTTGGTCACGAGCGCGGTCAGCATCGCTCAGGCGTTGGGCGTGAGCGAACTCGTCATCGGACTGACCATCGTCGCCGCAGGCACCTCGCTGCCGGAGTTGGCTACATCTGTCGTTGCCAGCATCCGCGGAGAGCGCGATATCGCGGTCGGCAACGTGGTCGGGAGCAACGTCTTCAACCTGCTTGCGGTACTAGGGCTCGCCAGCCTGGTCTCGCCCTCGGGAATCGCGGTCGCAGAACAGGCGCTCCGGTTCGACCTCCCGGTGATGGTAGCGGTGGCGATTGCCTGTTTGCCGATCTTCGTGACCGGACGCGAGATCGCCCGCTGGGAAGGCGGGCTCTTCTTCGCCTATTACCTGGCCTATACGGCGTACGTGGTGATGGCGGCCATGCACCACGCCGCGCTTGACGTCTACGGCGCGGCGATGCTCTGGTTCGTGCTGCCGCTCACCGGAGTCACCCTCGCGGTTCTCTTCGCCAGGGATCACGTCAGCAGCCGGCGCAAGGCCAACGGCGGTTAG
- a CDS encoding P-II family nitrogen regulator, which translates to MHRLVPEKLVTVITTDVLEQRLIAAVRRCGLSGYTLLRARGAGSDGLQSGNLEIDTNLLLKVIVPPERLSGLLDNLDALIGQGYHLTVFVADVEVLGHEKFERPMDA; encoded by the coding sequence ATGCACCGCCTTGTCCCCGAGAAGCTCGTCACCGTCATCACCACCGATGTGCTCGAGCAACGGCTGATCGCCGCGGTGCGGCGCTGCGGCTTGAGCGGCTATACCCTGCTGCGCGCCCGCGGCGCCGGCTCCGACGGTTTGCAGTCGGGCAATCTGGAGATCGACACCAACCTGCTTCTGAAGGTCATTGTGCCGCCGGAGCGCTTGTCGGGCCTGCTCGATAACCTGGATGCCTTGATCGGTCAGGGCTACCACCTGACCGTATTCGTGGCCGATGTCGAGGTGCTCGGACATGAGAAGTTCGAGCGACCGATGGATGCCTGA
- a CDS encoding sodium-dependent bicarbonate transport family permease produces MMSAFSNLLIPAVLFFALGFIARLIKSDLRFPPDLAKILSIYLLVSIGLHGGVELANADLGEALAAVIWALVLGFLLPIIAFGLLLAMRRVEPLDAAAIAAHYGSVSAGTFLTAIAFLSSQGIEYERYPLIMLAVMESPAIVVGLLLASWSRSRAAKANASRTTGTERGQSHLGDILREAFTNGSVVLLIGSMLIGAIANPTAMESLHPFTTDIFMGMLCLFLLEMGLEAGRRFGDFRRVGFALVSFGLVMPLIGGVIGVAVGHLMLGFGVGGTTLVGVLGASASYIAVPPAMRLAVPEANPSLYLTLSLGVTFPFNVVVGIPIYHYLAQLLVGWTWS; encoded by the coding sequence ATGATGTCCGCGTTTTCCAACCTGCTGATCCCGGCCGTGCTCTTCTTCGCGCTCGGCTTCATCGCACGTCTGATCAAGTCTGACCTGCGCTTTCCGCCCGATCTGGCGAAGATCCTCTCCATCTACCTGCTGGTCTCGATCGGCCTACACGGCGGTGTGGAACTGGCGAATGCAGACCTCGGCGAGGCCCTTGCGGCAGTCATCTGGGCTCTGGTGCTCGGGTTCCTGCTGCCGATCATCGCCTTCGGTCTCTTGCTTGCCATGCGGCGCGTCGAACCGCTCGACGCCGCCGCAATCGCCGCCCACTACGGCTCGGTCAGCGCCGGCACCTTCCTGACCGCGATCGCCTTCCTGTCGAGTCAAGGGATCGAGTACGAACGCTATCCCTTGATCATGCTCGCGGTGATGGAGTCCCCGGCGATCGTCGTCGGCCTCTTGCTCGCGAGCTGGAGCCGCAGTCGCGCCGCCAAGGCCAACGCAAGCCGTACGACCGGGACCGAACGCGGCCAAAGCCATCTGGGGGACATCCTCCGCGAGGCATTTACGAACGGCAGCGTGGTCCTCCTGATCGGGTCGATGCTGATCGGTGCGATCGCCAACCCGACGGCCATGGAGTCGCTACACCCCTTCACGACGGACATCTTCATGGGCATGCTGTGCCTGTTCCTCTTGGAGATGGGACTCGAGGCGGGGCGACGCTTCGGCGACTTTCGACGCGTCGGGTTTGCTCTCGTGTCATTCGGGCTGGTGATGCCGCTGATCGGCGGCGTGATCGGCGTGGCGGTCGGACACCTAATGCTCGGTTTCGGGGTGGGCGGCACGACGCTGGTCGGGGTGCTCGGTGCAAGCGCCTCCTATATCGCCGTCCCGCCCGCGATGCGCTTGGCGGTGCCGGAGGCCAATCCGTCGCTTTATCTGACCCTGTCGCTCGGCGTGACCTTCCCGTTCAACGTCGTCGTCGGCATCCCGATCTATCACTATCTGGCCCAGCTGTTGGTCGGCTGGACCTGGTCATGA
- the tnpC gene encoding IS66 family transposase: MPKPPPTTDRPDSKDAELTRLRAQNAEQAKQIAELLQRIRELEARLGKDSHNSSKPPTSDPPFKKPPPRSRRVRSGMKPGGQKDHPGATRALVEDPEHRIVVPLEGLCGCGRDCAELAVEVLPERRQVIDLVVRREVTEYRTVTGVCSCDQVHCSAFPDALGAPVQYGPGLSALAVYLTHYQLLPYRRSAELLGVLAGITLSPATLVGMGREAAARLAAPVAAIGQSIVRSVVAHADETGMRVAGALQWLHVLCTSVLTFYAVHAKRGAEALTGIGLLDGFRGILVHDHWRAYLSTPAQHAFCNAHHLRELIALAEADPVLSWPKQLIALLCEANDATIAARAAGLETLPGPVVEGFFTRYDTILAEGAFFHPQRLPPPGSRRRVKQTPAYNLVARLRTHRDEVMRFVTDLRVPFDNNQAERDLRMPKLKQKVSGCFRAPEGAAAFATVRSYLSTLRKQSIDLYPALVMTFRGQPPMPHLP; encoded by the coding sequence ATGCCTAAGCCGCCACCGACAACCGACCGCCCCGACAGCAAAGATGCCGAGCTGACGCGGTTGCGGGCGCAGAACGCCGAGCAGGCGAAACAGATCGCCGAACTGCTCCAGCGCATCCGCGAGCTGGAAGCGCGCTTGGGCAAGGATAGCCACAACTCCAGCAAGCCCCCGACCTCGGACCCGCCGTTCAAGAAACCGCCGCCGCGCTCGCGCCGCGTGCGCAGCGGCATGAAGCCCGGTGGTCAGAAGGATCATCCCGGTGCCACCCGAGCCCTGGTCGAGGATCCCGAGCACCGCATCGTTGTGCCCCTGGAGGGGCTTTGCGGCTGCGGGCGCGACTGCGCCGAGCTGGCTGTCGAGGTCTTGCCCGAGCGCCGTCAGGTCATCGATTTGGTCGTGCGCCGCGAGGTCACCGAGTATCGGACCGTGACCGGCGTGTGTAGCTGCGACCAAGTGCATTGCAGCGCCTTCCCGGACGCGCTCGGTGCGCCGGTGCAGTATGGCCCCGGGTTGTCGGCCTTGGCGGTGTATTTGACGCATTATCAGCTCTTACCCTATCGGCGCAGCGCCGAGCTGCTCGGTGTCTTGGCGGGCATCACGCTCTCCCCGGCCACCCTCGTCGGGATGGGTCGCGAGGCGGCGGCGCGCTTGGCGGCACCCGTGGCGGCGATCGGTCAATCCATCGTGCGCAGCGTCGTGGCCCATGCCGATGAAACGGGGATGCGCGTCGCCGGCGCCCTGCAGTGGCTGCATGTGCTGTGCACCTCGGTCCTGACGTTCTATGCCGTGCACGCCAAGCGCGGCGCCGAGGCGTTGACCGGCATCGGTCTGCTCGACGGCTTTCGCGGCATCCTGGTCCACGACCACTGGCGGGCGTACTTGAGCACCCCGGCACAGCACGCCTTCTGCAATGCCCATCACCTGCGCGAGCTTATCGCCCTGGCCGAAGCCGACCCCGTGCTGTCCTGGCCCAAGCAGCTGATCGCCTTGCTGTGCGAGGCCAACGACGCCACGATCGCCGCCCGCGCGGCCGGCCTCGAAACCCTCCCCGGCCCGGTGGTGGAGGGCTTCTTCACCCGTTACGACACCATCCTCGCCGAGGGGGCCTTCTTTCATCCCCAACGCCTCCCGCCACCGGGCAGTCGACGACGGGTCAAACAGACGCCGGCCTACAACCTGGTCGCACGCCTGCGCACCCACCGCGACGAGGTCATGCGGTTTGTCACGGACCTGCGCGTCCCCTTCGACAATAACCAAGCCGAGCGCGACCTGCGCATGCCCAAGCTCAAGCAAAAGGTCTCGGGCTGCTTCCGCGCGCCCGAAGGTGCCGCGGCCTTCGCCACGGTACGCTCCTATCTGTCCACCCTGCGCAAGCAGTCGATCGATCTCTATCCCGCCCTGGTGATGACCTTCCGGGGTCAGCCTCCGATGCCGCACTTGCCGTAA
- the rnk gene encoding nucleoside diphosphate kinase regulator — MSTRPNIILSTTDAERLERLLDSVDAADFPGKADLEAELSRAIVVDAKDIPPKVVTMRSTVRFHILSSSEERCLTLVYPKDVDESGQTVSILAPVGSALLGLSEGDEIDWPKPGGGTLRVYIDEVTYQPERSGEYFR, encoded by the coding sequence ATGAGCACGCGACCCAACATCATTCTTTCGACAACGGATGCCGAGCGGCTGGAGCGGCTTCTGGACTCCGTCGACGCGGCCGACTTCCCCGGCAAAGCCGATCTGGAGGCGGAGCTCTCTCGGGCAATCGTCGTGGATGCGAAGGATATCCCGCCCAAGGTCGTCACCATGCGATCGACCGTTCGATTCCACATCCTGTCGTCTTCGGAAGAGCGTTGTTTAACGCTGGTCTATCCGAAGGACGTCGATGAAAGCGGACAGACCGTCTCGATACTCGCCCCCGTGGGAAGCGCCCTGCTGGGCCTCTCCGAGGGCGACGAGATCGACTGGCCGAAACCGGGCGGAGGCACGCTGCGGGTATACATCGACGAGGTCACTTACCAACCCGAGCGCTCGGGCGAGTACTTCCGCTGA
- a CDS encoding NAD(P)/FAD-dependent oxidoreductase yields MHRITIVGSGFAGLTAVQSIRRTAPDAEITLVSAKPEFIYYPGLIWVPCGIRSGEDLRIDLRPFFKRMRVHHLPGEATGLSADGRTLETTAGPVENDGLLIGSGGRFIKKLPGIEHAITPCEGIAAVEAIRDRVKAMDGGSIAMGFAGNPNEPSSMRGGPIFEFIFGMDSQLRKERRRDRFRLHFFTPAERPGARLGPKAVDGILAEMKRRGIETHLGHKLKSFSETKVTTEGGEFDADLILFMPGMTGNAWFDNTDLPRSPGGLLQADAHCRVAGYERVYVAGDSGSFPGPDWMPKQAHMADLQARAAVKNLLGELEGQAPSETFKVELVCIVDANDTGMLVARTEKSNWVLPSTRLFHWMKLGFEWWYLRPYR; encoded by the coding sequence ATGCATCGCATCACCATCGTCGGTTCCGGATTCGCCGGCCTCACCGCCGTCCAAAGCATCCGACGCACCGCACCCGACGCCGAGATCACGCTCGTCAGCGCGAAGCCCGAATTCATCTACTATCCCGGCCTGATTTGGGTCCCCTGCGGCATCCGCAGCGGCGAGGATCTGCGCATCGACCTGCGCCCCTTCTTCAAACGGATGCGCGTGCACCATCTCCCCGGGGAGGCGACCGGACTGAGTGCGGACGGGCGGACGCTCGAAACCACCGCCGGTCCGGTCGAGAACGACGGGCTCCTCATCGGCAGCGGCGGGCGCTTTATCAAGAAGCTCCCGGGCATCGAGCACGCCATCACGCCATGCGAGGGCATCGCCGCCGTCGAGGCGATCCGCGATCGGGTCAAGGCGATGGACGGCGGCAGCATCGCCATGGGCTTCGCCGGCAACCCCAACGAGCCGAGCTCCATGCGCGGCGGACCCATCTTCGAGTTCATCTTCGGGATGGACAGCCAACTGCGCAAGGAACGTCGTCGCGATCGCTTCCGCCTGCATTTCTTCACCCCGGCCGAACGCCCCGGCGCTCGGCTCGGCCCAAAGGCGGTCGACGGTATCCTCGCGGAAATGAAGCGCCGCGGCATCGAGACCCATCTGGGCCATAAGCTCAAATCCTTCTCGGAGACAAAGGTGACGACCGAGGGCGGGGAGTTCGACGCCGATCTCATCCTCTTCATGCCCGGCATGACGGGCAATGCCTGGTTCGACAATACCGACCTGCCGCGCTCGCCGGGCGGATTGCTGCAGGCCGATGCACACTGCCGGGTCGCCGGCTACGAGCGGGTCTATGTCGCGGGCGACTCGGGCAGCTTTCCGGGTCCGGACTGGATGCCGAAGCAGGCCCACATGGCGGACCTGCAGGCCCGTGCAGCCGTCAAGAACCTGCTCGGTGAGCTCGAAGGCCAAGCGCCGAGCGAGACCTTCAAGGTCGAGCTGGTGTGCATCGTGGACGCGAACGACACGGGCATGCTGGTCGCACGCACCGAAAAGAGCAACTGGGTACTGCCTTCGACACGGCTCTTCCATTGGATGAAGCTCGGCTTCGAATGGTGGTATCTGCGCCCCTACCGTTAG
- a CDS encoding arylesterase encodes MIRLLLLTCMLLPAMTLGRTATDAPASPSLSPPVILILGDSLSASYGLDRESGWVSLLEERLRERGLDYRVVNASISGDTTAGGLTRLGALLDDHAPALVLIELGANDGLRGLGFEVIRNNLAQMIQRSRDAGSGILLAGLRLPPNYGAAYTDGFQAVFREVAETESIPLVPDLLAGVAENWDLMQADGLHPTAEAQPRILDNVWPVLEPLLESSR; translated from the coding sequence ATGATCCGTCTACTCCTACTGACCTGTATGTTGTTGCCCGCCATGACGCTCGGGAGAACCGCGACCGACGCGCCGGCCAGCCCGTCGCTCAGCCCGCCGGTCATTTTGATCCTCGGCGACAGCCTGAGTGCGAGCTACGGTTTGGATCGCGAGAGCGGCTGGGTGTCGCTCCTCGAGGAGCGTCTGCGCGAGCGTGGACTGGACTACCGTGTCGTCAATGCGAGCATCTCGGGCGATACGACGGCCGGGGGGCTGACACGACTCGGTGCGCTGCTCGACGACCATGCACCCGCTTTGGTTCTGATCGAACTCGGTGCGAACGACGGCTTACGCGGCCTGGGATTCGAGGTCATCCGCAACAACCTCGCGCAAATGATCCAGCGTAGTCGAGACGCCGGCAGCGGTATCCTGTTGGCCGGATTACGCCTCCCGCCCAACTACGGTGCGGCTTACACCGACGGCTTTCAAGCCGTCTTCCGGGAGGTCGCCGAGACCGAATCCATCCCCTTGGTGCCGGATCTGCTCGCCGGAGTCGCCGAGAATTGGGATCTGATGCAGGCCGACGGACTGCACCCGACGGCCGAGGCGCAGCCGCGCATCCTGGACAACGTCTGGCCGGTTCTGGAGCCGCTGCTGGAGTCGAGCCGATAG
- a CDS encoding ABC transporter ATP-binding protein: MSGQRPRAVSKAVAVGKHVTGPAGGLTILERLDLEIQAGEAVAILGASGSGKSTLLGLLAGLDSATSGEVWLCGQRVDDLDEDGRAALRSGRVGFVFQNFQLLPTLTARENVLLPLELTGTRDAARRADEALDRVGLTPRARHYPRQLSGGEQQRVAIARAYAPRPEVLFADEPTGNLDQVTGEHIIDLLLELRSDAGAALVLVTHDARLAERCDRRLHMAAGHLEQGA; the protein is encoded by the coding sequence ATGTCAGGGCAAAGACCTCGGGCCGTGTCGAAAGCGGTCGCAGTGGGGAAGCATGTTACGGGGCCGGCCGGCGGCTTGACCATCCTGGAGCGTCTCGACCTGGAGATCCAGGCCGGCGAGGCGGTTGCCATCCTCGGTGCCTCCGGATCCGGCAAGTCCACACTATTGGGGCTCTTGGCCGGTCTCGACAGTGCCACCTCGGGCGAGGTGTGGCTGTGCGGCCAGCGCGTCGACGATCTCGACGAGGACGGGCGCGCGGCCCTGCGCAGCGGTCGGGTCGGCTTCGTCTTCCAGAACTTTCAGCTCCTGCCGACCCTGACCGCGCGCGAGAACGTGCTGCTTCCGCTCGAGCTGACCGGGACGCGCGATGCCGCGCGCCGCGCCGACGAGGCACTGGATCGGGTCGGTCTGACCCCGCGTGCCCGACACTATCCGCGCCAGCTCTCGGGCGGAGAACAGCAGCGTGTGGCCATTGCCCGCGCCTACGCCCCGCGTCCCGAGGTGCTGTTCGCCGACGAGCCGACCGGCAACCTCGACCAAGTCACCGGTGAGCACATCATCGATCTCCTGTTGGAGCTGCGCAGCGACGCCGGTGCGGCTCTGGTGCTGGTCACCCATGACGCGCGTCTCGCCGAGCGCTGCGATCGGCGTCTGCACATGGCGGCCGGCCACTTGGAGCAAGGCGCGTGA